A genomic segment from Streptosporangium roseum DSM 43021 encodes:
- a CDS encoding cellulase family glycosylhydrolase: protein MRRPRLAAAGLALAVAAAGGLASAARGDAPERVSRYVTDDRGRVLTLHGFNTASSAKSTPDALPELTEADVETEYRAMGTNFVRFLMQWRAVEPSPGVYDTKYLEKVAERVGWYAKRGYHVMLDMHQDLWGNQITPDGRAGNGAPGWATHLDGLPVAGEHDTWELYYLDPGVMRAFDHFWNTTGEHPELMDHYAGAWRAVADHFKNDPAIIGYDLMNEPWGGSVQGAAFENGPLAELYRRTIAQIRSVDQDNWIFVEPQAVGVNWGLPSGLPRFDDPRAGEPRIGLAPHVYPLPLDLGEDYVGASREWTDTTLGWWRSNMLRLAERQGGPVILGEFGLDTTRPGATELVERMLEMTDELGMGRAYWSRDPGPWGPYDGEGRPGPLVPVYARPYPRAIGGVPRQIAYDRAAHSLTVRFDADGSGPTEIYLPADEFPRGGRVTGALSSSWDPDRRILTATTAASGVQTLTVTPS from the coding sequence ATGAGGCGCCCGCGCCTGGCCGCCGCCGGGCTGGCCCTGGCCGTCGCCGCGGCGGGCGGCCTGGCGTCGGCCGCCCGGGGCGACGCCCCCGAGCGGGTCTCGCGGTACGTCACCGACGACCGGGGGCGGGTGCTGACGCTGCACGGGTTCAACACCGCGAGCAGCGCCAAGAGCACTCCGGACGCGCTGCCCGAGCTGACCGAGGCGGACGTCGAGACCGAGTACCGGGCGATGGGCACGAACTTCGTCAGATTCCTGATGCAGTGGCGGGCCGTCGAGCCGTCTCCCGGCGTCTATGACACGAAATATCTGGAAAAAGTGGCTGAGCGGGTCGGCTGGTACGCCAAGCGGGGCTACCACGTCATGCTCGACATGCACCAGGACCTGTGGGGCAACCAGATCACCCCCGACGGGCGCGCGGGCAACGGCGCCCCCGGATGGGCCACCCACCTGGACGGCCTGCCTGTCGCCGGGGAGCACGACACCTGGGAGCTCTACTACCTGGACCCCGGCGTCATGCGGGCCTTCGACCACTTCTGGAACACCACCGGCGAGCACCCCGAGCTGATGGACCACTACGCCGGGGCCTGGCGGGCGGTGGCCGACCACTTCAAGAACGACCCGGCCATCATCGGCTACGACCTGATGAACGAGCCGTGGGGCGGCTCGGTGCAGGGCGCGGCGTTCGAGAACGGCCCGCTGGCCGAGCTCTACCGCCGCACGATCGCCCAGATCAGGAGCGTCGACCAGGACAACTGGATCTTCGTGGAGCCCCAAGCGGTCGGGGTCAACTGGGGCCTGCCCAGCGGCCTGCCCCGCTTCGACGACCCGCGGGCGGGCGAGCCCCGGATCGGCCTGGCCCCGCACGTCTACCCGCTCCCGCTGGACCTCGGCGAGGACTACGTGGGCGCGTCCCGCGAGTGGACCGACACCACGCTCGGCTGGTGGCGCTCGAACATGCTCCGCCTGGCCGAGCGCCAGGGCGGACCGGTCATCCTGGGCGAGTTCGGCCTCGACACCACCCGGCCGGGCGCCACCGAGCTGGTGGAACGGATGCTGGAGATGACCGACGAGCTCGGCATGGGCCGGGCCTACTGGTCGCGTGATCCCGGGCCGTGGGGCCCCTACGACGGCGAGGGCAGGCCCGGCCCGCTCGTCCCCGTCTACGCCAGGCCGTACCCGAGGGCGATCGGCGGCGTCCCCCGGCAGATCGCCTACGACCGCGCGGCCCACTCGCTGACGGTGCGCTTCGACGCCGACGGGAGCGGCCCGACCGAGATCTACCTGCCCGCCGACGAGTTCCCCCGCGGCGGCAGGGTCACCGGAGCCCTCTCCTCCTCCTGGGACCCCGACAGGCGGATCCTCACCGCGACGACCGCCGCCTCGGGCGTCCAGACGCTCACGGTCACCCCCTCCTGA
- a CDS encoding DUF3039 domain-containing protein, producing the protein MSTKILPESDIRPDLSHGDGDHERFAHYVEKDKIMESAFSGTPVRALCGKVWVPNRDPQKFPVCPECKEIYEGLPKGEDNNNNE; encoded by the coding sequence GTGAGCACGAAGATTCTCCCTGAGAGCGACATCCGGCCGGACCTGTCGCACGGCGACGGCGACCACGAGCGGTTCGCCCACTACGTCGAGAAAGACAAGATCATGGAGAGCGCGTTCAGCGGCACCCCGGTGCGCGCGCTCTGCGGCAAGGTCTGGGTGCCGAACCGGGACCCCCAGAAGTTCCCGGTCTGCCCCGAGTGCAAGGAGATCTACGAAGGGCTGCCCAAGGGCGAAGACAACAACAACAACGAGTGA
- a CDS encoding MFS transporter — MADTKTVASAPPPGTGEAKQRHPWLTLIAVSLGVIMVMLDGTVVGIANPAIAQDLKASLSDLQWVTSGYLLALAVFLITAGKLGDLFGHRLIFLIGVAGFAITSLAIGLSSSIGMLIGLRVLQGLFGALLQPAALALLRAAFPGERLKMAMGAWGAIIGLSSAAGPIVGGLLVEHVSWQSVFFINVPVGIVALAMGLWVLTESKARTLSKIDWLGVVLLSGVMFSLVWAIIKAPEWGWGDAKTIGFLAATVVMGAVFVWWQARASEPLLPLSLFGNASVSIGTGLMMLVAFSMFGAMFFLTFFFQGVHGLTPLESGLRMLPMSAGMIVASPLAAVLLSKFGTKFTIAGGMLVTATAMFLMSRLSLDASFIDSAIPFVLLAFGLSPVFVGATEIIVGNAPEDLSGVAGGVQQSAMQVGGALGTAILGAIVSARVADVYSGHWAEAKLPPLPPEQVAGLKEAATFGGAPTAEQMPGVPEQIVQGIANVSHLSFLDGMHLGFVVSTGVAVLAAVLALFVKAGRKSEDAPIHMG, encoded by the coding sequence ATGGCAGACACCAAGACGGTGGCATCAGCGCCACCACCAGGCACGGGCGAGGCGAAACAGAGGCACCCGTGGCTGACGCTCATCGCGGTGTCGCTCGGCGTGATCATGGTGATGCTCGACGGCACCGTCGTCGGCATCGCCAACCCGGCGATCGCCCAGGATCTCAAGGCCTCCCTCTCCGACCTGCAGTGGGTGACCAGCGGTTACCTGCTCGCGCTCGCGGTGTTCCTGATCACCGCGGGCAAGCTCGGTGACCTGTTCGGACACCGGCTGATCTTCCTGATCGGCGTGGCCGGCTTCGCGATCACCTCGCTCGCGATCGGCCTCAGCTCCTCGATCGGCATGCTGATCGGGCTGCGCGTGCTTCAGGGCCTGTTCGGCGCGCTGCTCCAGCCCGCCGCCCTCGCGCTGCTGCGGGCGGCCTTCCCCGGCGAGCGGCTGAAGATGGCGATGGGCGCCTGGGGCGCGATCATCGGCCTGTCCAGCGCTGCCGGCCCGATCGTCGGCGGCCTGCTCGTGGAGCACGTGAGCTGGCAGTCGGTCTTCTTCATCAACGTCCCCGTCGGCATCGTGGCCCTGGCCATGGGCCTGTGGGTGCTCACCGAGAGCAAGGCGCGGACCCTGTCGAAGATCGACTGGCTGGGCGTCGTGCTGCTGTCGGGTGTGATGTTCTCCCTGGTCTGGGCCATCATCAAGGCTCCGGAGTGGGGCTGGGGCGACGCCAAGACCATCGGCTTCCTGGCCGCGACCGTGGTGATGGGGGCCGTGTTCGTGTGGTGGCAGGCCCGTGCCTCCGAGCCGCTCCTGCCGCTCAGCCTCTTCGGCAACGCCTCGGTCTCCATCGGCACCGGCCTCATGATGCTCGTCGCGTTCTCCATGTTCGGCGCGATGTTCTTCCTGACTTTCTTCTTCCAGGGCGTGCACGGGCTGACGCCGCTGGAGTCAGGCCTCCGGATGCTGCCGATGAGCGCGGGCATGATCGTCGCCTCGCCGCTGGCCGCCGTGCTCCTCAGCAAGTTCGGCACCAAGTTCACGATCGCGGGCGGCATGCTGGTCACCGCCACCGCCATGTTCCTGATGTCCCGGCTCAGCCTCGACGCGTCGTTCATCGACAGCGCGATCCCGTTCGTCCTGCTCGCCTTCGGGCTCTCGCCGGTCTTCGTCGGCGCCACCGAGATCATCGTCGGCAACGCGCCCGAGGACCTCAGCGGTGTCGCGGGCGGCGTCCAGCAGTCGGCCATGCAGGTCGGCGGCGCGCTCGGCACGGCCATTCTCGGCGCGATCGTGTCGGCGCGGGTGGCGGACGTCTACTCCGGCCACTGGGCGGAGGCCAAGCTGCCGCCGCTCCCGCCGGAGCAGGTCGCGGGGCTGAAGGAGGCGGCGACCTTCGGCGGGGCGCCGACCGCCGAGCAGATGCCCGGCGTGCCCGAGCAGATCGTCCAGGGCATCGCCAACGTGTCGCACCTGTCCTTCCTGGACGGCATGCACCTGGGCTTCGTGGTCAGCACGGGCGTCGCGGTCCTCGCGGCCGTGCTCGCCCTGTTCGTCAAGGCGGGCCGCAAGTCCGAGGACGCCCCGATCCACATGGGCTGA